A genome region from Choloepus didactylus isolate mChoDid1 chromosome 12, mChoDid1.pri, whole genome shotgun sequence includes the following:
- the LOC119507431 gene encoding NADH dehydrogenase [ubiquinone] 1 alpha subcomplex subunit 5-like codes for MVGLLKKTTGHVGLAASDNPHKQSDVKKLEDQLQSGQIEEVILQAKSEISLVRKMIQWKTWESLMEEPPTNQGKWPILSSLNDFGVLMEKWCN; via the exons ATGGTGGGTTTGCTGAAGAAGACCACTGGCCATGTGGGATTGGCTGCAAGTGACAATCCACACAA GCAATCAGATGTTAAAAAATTGGAAGACCAGCTTCAAAGTGGTCAAATAGAAGAGGTGATTCTTCAGGCTAAAAGTGAAATAAGTCTGGTGAGAAAAATGATACAGTGGAAAACATGGGAGTCTTTAATGGAAGAACCTCCCACCAATCAAGGAAAATGGCCAATATTATCATCATTAAATGACTTTGGTGTGTTGATGGAAAAATGGTGTAATTAA